One window of Hymenobacter sp. BRD128 genomic DNA carries:
- the gcvH gene encoding glycine cleavage system protein GcvH, with protein MNIPATLHYTKDHEWISLDGDTATIGITDHAQRELGDIVYVDIDTVDKDIAQHDVFGTVEAVKTVSDLFSPISGTVLEVNAKLADAPETVNSDPYGEGWIIKMKVANQGEVAGLLSAQAYGELVGA; from the coding sequence ATGAATATTCCCGCCACGCTGCACTACACCAAAGACCACGAATGGATTAGCCTGGACGGCGACACGGCCACCATCGGCATCACCGACCACGCGCAGCGCGAGCTGGGCGACATCGTGTACGTGGACATCGATACCGTTGATAAGGACATTGCCCAGCACGACGTATTCGGCACCGTGGAGGCCGTGAAGACGGTTTCGGACCTCTTCAGCCCCATCAGCGGCACCGTGCTCGAAGTGAATGCCAAACTGGCCGACGCCCCCGAAACCGTGAACTCGGACCCCTACGGTGAAGGCTGGATTATTAAGATGAAAGTAGCCAACCAGGGCGAGGTAGCCGGCCTGCTCTCGGCCCAGGCCTACGGCGAGCTGGTGGGCGCCTAG
- a CDS encoding VanZ family protein, translating to MKLLTNRFAGLLTALWVVVVLVLTLTPAQEMPRTPEWKLLSFDTAAHAGVFAVLAGLAWLWARRRVRRPAGWVLLGCIAFGALIEVLQYAMQLGRYAEWTDLLSDTIGAALVLAGASLAGRRSRRLPALALAWLLLPSPARAQATEPDLARARRTIAELASPKMRGRGYVQQGEHRAAAYLRGRLRQLGLAPLAPDYTQPFTLDVNTFPGKMKLALAKQNLVPGHDFIAASESAPQPLAQRYRLVPLDTLVFSDTATVRRYSTGLRGSVPGIKSLPWVIGYLPNAWVMRARDEARLSTLPPALQQFFAKNGPRLVLAPKLTASLTSEKVPQVRLEILASRWATIPPATTAIIQLDAQLLHNYQTQNLAAIIRGSAQPDSFLVVSAHYDHLGMMGKHTYFPGANDNASGVALLLELAAHYARPENRPACSVVFLLFGAEEAGLVGSSYFVRHPLVPLASIKFLLNLDLLGTGEEGATVVNGRVYEKAFARLTALNEAHHYLPRLTARGRAANSDHFPFSEAGVPAFFLYTRGGSLAYHDVNDRPAALSLAGFAGAFGLARDFLDGLGAR from the coding sequence ATGAAGCTGCTTACCAACCGCTTTGCCGGCCTGCTCACCGCACTGTGGGTAGTAGTTGTGCTGGTGCTCACCCTCACCCCGGCCCAGGAAATGCCGCGCACGCCCGAGTGGAAGCTGCTTTCCTTCGACACGGCGGCCCACGCGGGGGTGTTTGCGGTGCTGGCGGGGCTGGCCTGGCTGTGGGCGCGGCGCCGGGTGCGCCGCCCGGCCGGCTGGGTGCTGCTCGGGTGCATCGCGTTTGGGGCGCTCATCGAAGTGCTGCAATACGCGATGCAGCTCGGCCGCTACGCCGAGTGGACCGACCTGCTGAGCGACACCATCGGCGCGGCGCTGGTGCTGGCCGGGGCTAGCCTGGCCGGGCGGCGTAGCCGCCGCCTGCCCGCACTGGCGCTGGCCTGGCTTCTGCTGCCCAGCCCCGCGCGCGCCCAAGCCACCGAGCCCGACCTGGCCCGCGCCCGCCGCACCATCGCGGAATTAGCTTCGCCTAAAATGCGCGGCCGGGGCTACGTGCAGCAGGGCGAGCACCGGGCCGCCGCCTACCTGCGCGGCCGGCTACGGCAGCTGGGCCTGGCCCCGCTAGCGCCCGACTATACCCAGCCGTTTACACTGGATGTAAATACGTTTCCGGGGAAGATGAAGCTTGCCCTAGCCAAGCAAAATCTGGTGCCCGGCCACGATTTTATTGCTGCGTCAGAATCAGCGCCGCAACCACTGGCCCAACGATACCGGCTGGTACCGCTCGACACCTTGGTTTTCAGTGATACGGCTACTGTGCGCCGATACAGCACCGGCTTGCGAGGCTCTGTACCGGGCATTAAGTCCCTTCCCTGGGTTATCGGCTATCTGCCCAATGCCTGGGTGATGCGCGCCCGTGATGAGGCGCGGCTTAGCACGTTGCCGCCCGCCTTGCAGCAATTCTTTGCTAAAAATGGCCCCCGTTTAGTGCTTGCGCCCAAGCTTACGGCTTCGCTCACCAGCGAGAAAGTGCCCCAGGTGCGCCTGGAAATCCTGGCTAGCCGGTGGGCAACCATACCGCCCGCTACTACCGCAATCATTCAGCTCGACGCCCAACTCCTCCACAACTACCAAACCCAAAACCTCGCTGCTATCATCCGAGGCAGCGCGCAGCCCGATAGCTTTCTCGTCGTCTCGGCCCACTACGACCACCTGGGCATGATGGGCAAGCATACCTACTTTCCCGGCGCCAATGACAACGCCAGCGGCGTGGCACTGCTGCTGGAGTTGGCCGCCCACTACGCCCGTCCCGAAAACCGGCCTGCTTGCTCGGTCGTGTTTCTGCTATTCGGGGCCGAAGAAGCGGGGCTGGTGGGCTCCAGTTACTTTGTGCGGCACCCGCTGGTGCCGCTGGCCAGCATCAAGTTTTTGCTCAATCTCGACCTGCTGGGCACAGGCGAAGAAGGCGCCACCGTGGTAAATGGCCGCGTCTACGAAAAGGCCTTTGCCCGCCTCACGGCCCTCAACGAGGCCCACCACTACCTGCCGCGCCTCACCGCCCGGGGCCGCGCCGCCAACTCCGACCACTTTCCTTTTTCCGAAGCTGGCGTACCCGCGTTTTTCCTTTACACGCGCGGCGGCAGCCTGGCCTACCATGATGTGAACGACCGCCCGGCCGCGCTGTCGCTGGCGGGCTTTGCCGGCGCCTTCGGGCTAGCCCGCGATTTTCTCGATGGCCTGGGCGCCCGCTAG
- a CDS encoding YicC/YloC family endoribonuclease produces the protein MLLSMTGFGQAHRDTDRYTATAELRSLNSKTLDLSLRLPRFLQAHELEIRQQITKALLRGKVNFNFDFSRPAGATAAPSLNREALLAAYRELQAVAATVGIIPSEEMLLAALRLPGVVPTAAEAAQASQAEAGADEPTWAELQPLLTEALAAMQQFRQDEGQTLQQEILGYIATIRQQLAAVELHDPQRIAHVRQRLATHLAELTQHEQFNATRFEQEVLYYIEKLDIAEEKVRLAAHLDYFELATRQPDEAVGKKLSFLAQEIGREINTIGSKANDAAVQHLVVGMKEELEKIKEQLNNIL, from the coding sequence ATGTTGCTTTCCATGACCGGCTTTGGCCAGGCCCACCGCGATACGGACCGCTACACCGCCACGGCCGAGCTGCGCTCGCTCAACTCCAAAACCCTTGACTTAAGCCTGCGCCTGCCGCGCTTTTTGCAGGCCCACGAGCTCGAAATTCGCCAGCAAATTACCAAGGCCCTGCTGCGCGGCAAAGTCAATTTCAACTTTGATTTCAGCCGCCCGGCCGGCGCCACGGCTGCGCCCAGCCTCAACCGCGAGGCCTTGCTGGCTGCCTACCGCGAGCTGCAAGCCGTAGCTGCCACGGTGGGGATTATACCTAGTGAAGAGATGTTGCTGGCCGCCCTGCGCCTGCCCGGCGTGGTGCCCACCGCCGCCGAAGCCGCCCAGGCCAGCCAGGCCGAAGCCGGCGCCGACGAGCCTACCTGGGCCGAGTTGCAGCCGCTGCTCACCGAGGCGCTGGCCGCCATGCAGCAGTTTCGCCAAGACGAGGGCCAGACCCTGCAGCAGGAAATCCTGGGCTACATCGCCACCATCCGGCAGCAGCTGGCGGCCGTGGAGCTGCACGACCCCCAGCGCATTGCCCACGTGCGCCAGCGCCTGGCCACTCACTTGGCCGAGCTCACGCAGCACGAGCAGTTCAACGCCACGCGCTTCGAGCAGGAAGTGCTCTATTACATTGAGAAGCTCGACATTGCCGAAGAAAAAGTGCGCCTGGCGGCCCACCTCGACTATTTTGAGCTAGCCACCCGGCAGCCCGACGAAGCCGTGGGCAAAAAGCTTAGCTTCCTGGCCCAGGAAATAGGCCGGGAAATCAACACGATAGGCTCGAAGGCCAACGATGCTGCCGTGCAGCACTTGGTGGTGGGCATGAAAGAGGAGTTAGAAAAAATTAAGGAGCAGCTCAATAATATTCTCTAG
- a CDS encoding TonB-dependent receptor gives MRTLTSSRTALRLAILFFLLLLGRLASAQVTTSSISGKVISDKNEDLIGVTVVATNVPTGTKRGTATEADGRFTIPNLAPGGPYTVTVTYVGYKEETINNVFLTLGNTTRLNFVLAAEAQALNEVVVVGNTQATKTGAGTNVGREALQQLPTISRSIQDFTRLDPRNSNNSFAGSSFRYNNITLDGAINNDAIGFSPSLGGVSGTSGLPGGSARANPISLDAIQEIQAQVAPYDVKLGNFTGGSINAVTRSGTNDFHGSVYFYGRNQSITGKSVDGSDAKIGTAYHDHQEGFRIGGPIVKDKLFFFINGETARRTEPQFYGAGQPGSPVTTDLAQQITTKLQTTYGYNVGPYGDYNIYANSDKLFGRLDFNLNDKTSIALRHNYISAVASNLERSGSLFKFGSQDFNQNNVQNSTVLEVKSNFSNSLANNLILGYTNIHDFRTLLNGQADVFPAVQINNVGTDPTKNYLGSNQILLGSDREASIFNQRQKTFEVTDNVTFYKGAHALTLGTHNEFYKIDYGFINSWNGRIEYNNVAQFLNDQPSRIRGTYNKTDNSYNYNFNNPSASFNINFYSAYLQDEWSIGDRLKITPGIRFDIASLPTKPALNSALVNNPANDARTLNQTYSHTAWQELNNGYLGQVQFSPRLGFNYDVKGDGSFVVRGGSGIFTGRVPFAWFGYAYYNNGVNFNSVDLNNIQNGTIGATGQPAGTGAGTKYLLNQDPNKIYAQLPASSQSTTEVNLIDNNFKMPQVWRSSLAFDFKLPTGTRFSIEGLYTKTIQDVKFENINLVDNATYFAQGPTLSPRYTGYTFPGATSAATKVNTGFSNAFFLTNTQQGYRYQLTGSVGQTVANLLDVTAAYTYGQSKDISNGIRNSPQSNWELNPALNVNDPALAYSNFDLRHRVVASLNLHHSLGQHFTGYFTSVLTYQSGSPYTWVYSNNPFGNGQANVELAFIPNSANDLVFVSTATATADQQRQQFDAFVNNDSYLSTRRGQYAERNAARTPWNNQADVRFMVEAKLGKLDADATGAVPTGHTLQISFDIINVGNLINNSWGRQYFVPNTFNSTLNTGLAVGSQFADANGNLNSSYNSTFNRPTFTFNNNPATYSIDQLASRWQGQLGVRYLF, from the coding sequence ATGCGAACTCTTACTAGTAGCCGGACTGCCTTGCGGCTGGCAATTTTGTTCTTCCTCCTGTTGCTGGGCCGGCTAGCCTCAGCTCAGGTCACGACCTCATCAATCAGCGGAAAAGTAATTTCCGACAAGAATGAAGACCTCATAGGCGTAACGGTCGTCGCTACCAACGTACCTACGGGTACCAAGCGCGGTACTGCCACCGAGGCCGACGGCCGCTTCACCATTCCGAACCTGGCGCCCGGCGGACCTTATACCGTGACGGTGACTTACGTAGGCTATAAGGAAGAGACTATCAACAACGTATTTCTGACCCTGGGCAACACGACCCGCCTCAATTTTGTGCTGGCGGCCGAGGCCCAGGCCCTGAACGAAGTAGTGGTAGTGGGCAACACCCAGGCCACCAAAACCGGTGCCGGCACCAACGTAGGCCGCGAGGCCTTGCAGCAGCTGCCCACCATTTCGCGCAGCATTCAGGACTTTACCCGCCTCGACCCGCGCAACTCGAATAACTCCTTCGCGGGCAGCTCGTTCCGGTATAATAATATCACCCTCGACGGTGCTATTAACAACGATGCCATTGGCTTTTCGCCCTCGCTGGGTGGGGTAAGTGGCACCAGCGGCCTGCCCGGCGGCTCGGCCCGCGCCAACCCGATTTCGCTGGATGCCATTCAGGAAATCCAGGCGCAGGTGGCTCCTTACGACGTAAAGCTCGGCAACTTCACCGGCGGCTCGATTAACGCCGTAACCCGCTCGGGCACCAACGACTTCCACGGTTCGGTATACTTCTACGGCCGCAACCAGTCAATCACCGGCAAGAGCGTGGACGGGTCGGATGCTAAAATTGGCACTGCCTACCACGACCACCAGGAAGGCTTCCGGATAGGTGGCCCTATCGTGAAGGACAAGCTGTTCTTCTTCATAAACGGGGAAACTGCCCGCCGCACCGAGCCGCAGTTTTACGGTGCCGGCCAGCCTGGCTCGCCCGTAACAACGGACCTGGCGCAGCAGATTACCACCAAGCTGCAAACTACCTACGGCTATAACGTAGGTCCTTATGGCGATTACAATATCTACGCTAACAGCGACAAGCTCTTCGGCCGCCTCGACTTCAACCTCAACGACAAGACGAGCATTGCCCTGCGCCACAACTACATCAGCGCAGTGGCTTCTAACCTGGAGCGCTCGGGCAGCCTGTTCAAGTTTGGCTCGCAGGACTTCAACCAGAACAACGTGCAGAACTCGACGGTGCTGGAAGTAAAGTCGAACTTCTCGAACAGCCTGGCCAACAACCTGATTCTGGGCTACACCAACATCCACGACTTCCGGACCCTGCTCAACGGCCAGGCCGATGTGTTTCCGGCCGTGCAGATTAACAACGTGGGCACCGACCCCACTAAGAATTACCTAGGCTCGAACCAGATTCTGCTCGGCTCCGACCGCGAGGCCAGCATCTTCAACCAGCGCCAGAAGACGTTTGAGGTCACCGACAACGTGACGTTCTACAAGGGGGCGCACGCCCTGACGCTGGGCACCCACAACGAGTTCTACAAGATTGACTACGGCTTTATCAACTCCTGGAACGGCCGCATCGAGTACAACAACGTGGCGCAGTTCCTCAACGACCAGCCGAGCCGTATCCGGGGTACGTACAACAAGACCGACAACTCGTACAATTACAACTTCAATAACCCCTCGGCCTCGTTCAACATCAATTTCTACAGCGCTTACCTGCAGGACGAGTGGTCGATAGGTGACCGCCTGAAAATCACCCCCGGCATTCGCTTCGACATTGCTTCGCTGCCCACCAAGCCAGCCCTGAACTCGGCACTGGTGAACAACCCGGCCAACGATGCCCGCACCCTCAACCAGACGTACTCGCACACGGCCTGGCAGGAGTTGAATAACGGCTACCTCGGGCAAGTACAGTTTTCGCCCCGGCTAGGCTTTAACTACGATGTGAAAGGTGACGGCTCATTCGTAGTGCGCGGTGGCTCGGGCATCTTCACCGGCCGGGTGCCCTTCGCCTGGTTTGGCTACGCCTACTACAACAACGGCGTAAACTTCAACTCGGTTGACTTGAACAATATTCAAAACGGTACTATCGGGGCCACTGGTCAGCCAGCCGGCACTGGAGCAGGTACTAAATACCTGCTCAACCAAGACCCGAACAAAATCTACGCCCAGCTGCCCGCCTCGTCCCAGAGCACGACGGAGGTTAACCTGATTGACAATAACTTCAAGATGCCGCAGGTGTGGCGCTCGTCGCTGGCCTTCGACTTCAAGCTGCCGACCGGTACCCGCTTCTCGATTGAGGGCTTGTATACCAAGACAATTCAGGATGTAAAGTTTGAGAACATCAACCTGGTCGACAACGCTACCTACTTCGCGCAAGGCCCGACCCTGAGCCCCCGCTACACGGGCTACACCTTCCCCGGGGCTACGTCGGCCGCTACCAAAGTGAATACGGGCTTCTCCAACGCCTTCTTCCTGACCAACACCCAGCAGGGCTACCGCTACCAGCTGACCGGCTCGGTGGGCCAGACGGTGGCCAACCTGCTTGATGTAACTGCCGCCTACACCTACGGCCAGAGCAAGGACATCAGCAACGGTATCCGCAACTCGCCCCAGTCGAACTGGGAGCTGAACCCGGCCCTGAACGTGAACGACCCCGCCCTGGCTTACTCCAACTTCGACCTGCGCCACCGCGTGGTAGCTTCGCTCAACCTGCACCACTCGCTGGGCCAGCATTTCACGGGCTACTTCACCTCGGTGCTCACCTACCAGAGCGGCTCGCCCTACACTTGGGTATACAGCAACAACCCCTTCGGCAACGGCCAAGCGAACGTAGAGCTGGCCTTTATCCCAAACTCGGCCAACGACCTGGTATTTGTATCTACCGCCACGGCTACCGCCGACCAGCAGCGCCAGCAGTTTGATGCCTTCGTGAACAACGACTCGTACCTGAGCACCCGCCGTGGGCAGTATGCCGAGCGTAACGCAGCCCGCACCCCCTGGAACAACCAGGCCGACGTGCGCTTCATGGTAGAGGCTAAGCTGGGCAAGCTCGATGCTGATGCTACCGGTGCCGTGCCCACGGGCCACACCCTCCAGATTTCGTTCGACATTATCAACGTTGGCAACCTGATTAACAACAGCTGGGGCCGCCAGTACTTCGTACCGAACACCTTCAACTCGACCCTGAACACCGGCCTCGCCGTCGGCTCGCAGTTTGCCGATGCCAATGGCAACCTGAACAGCAGCTACAACAGCACGTTCAACCGGCCTACCTTCACCTTCAACAACAACCCCGCTACCTACTCTATCGACCAGCTGGCCTCGCGCTGGCAGGGCCAGCTAGGGGTGCGCTACTTGTTCTAA
- a CDS encoding DapH/DapD/GlmU-related protein: MTNGLTRRVKQVLRLRPEMPLSFYVLDGLFRKLLRQNAGVPWAVHHTSTIRNPQRLRAGRGTFPGDSPGVYINADNGVIVGDFTNIGPRVGLISANHDPVNNAAQLAAPPLRIGHFCWLGLGAVVLPGVELGDFTVVGAGAVVTRSFPAGYCVLAGNPARLLKELNRDDCDAYARSAYARHAARH; encoded by the coding sequence ATGACCAACGGGCTAACACGGCGGGTGAAGCAGGTGCTGCGGCTGCGGCCCGAGATGCCGCTAAGCTTCTATGTGCTCGACGGGCTGTTTCGGAAGCTGCTGCGCCAGAATGCGGGCGTGCCCTGGGCGGTGCACCACACCAGCACCATTCGCAACCCGCAGCGGCTGCGGGCGGGGCGGGGCACGTTTCCGGGCGACTCGCCGGGGGTATACATCAACGCTGATAATGGCGTGATAGTGGGCGATTTTACCAATATCGGGCCGCGGGTGGGGCTGATTTCGGCCAACCACGACCCGGTGAACAATGCCGCGCAGCTGGCCGCGCCGCCGCTGCGCATCGGCCATTTTTGCTGGCTGGGCCTGGGGGCCGTGGTGCTGCCGGGCGTCGAGCTAGGCGATTTTACGGTGGTGGGCGCGGGGGCGGTGGTCACGCGCAGCTTCCCGGCCGGCTACTGCGTGCTGGCCGGCAATCCGGCCCGGCTCCTTAAAGAATTAAACCGCGACGACTGTGACGCCTACGCCCGAAGCGCCTACGCGCGGCACGCTGCTCGGCACTAG
- a CDS encoding alpha/beta fold hydrolase has translation MPLLHYLDQGAPGARSLVILHGLFGTLDNWQTLARRWTEEAGLRVVSIDLRNHGRSFHSPEHSYALMAQDVLALFDHLALDPARLTLMGHSMGGKVAMCLALGYPARLAQLIVLDIAPRFSNMEHQDDIIAGLQAVDLATIQTRQQAEAALARTISQVGVRQFLLKNLYRREDNSFAWRINLPALVGNLAAVGEEITSAQPFLKPTLFLRGGKSDYITPEDKLTGIPALFPNSQVVTVPDAGHWLHAEKPDEVYGLVQNFVGQLP, from the coding sequence ATGCCCCTTCTGCACTACCTCGACCAGGGCGCCCCTGGCGCCCGGTCGCTCGTCATTTTGCACGGCCTGTTTGGCACCCTCGACAACTGGCAGACCCTGGCCCGGCGCTGGACCGAGGAAGCCGGCCTACGCGTGGTTTCCATCGATTTGCGCAACCACGGCCGCTCGTTTCACTCGCCCGAGCACAGCTACGCGCTCATGGCCCAGGATGTGCTGGCCCTCTTCGACCACCTGGCCCTCGACCCGGCGCGCCTCACGCTCATGGGTCACAGCATGGGCGGCAAGGTGGCCATGTGCCTGGCGCTGGGCTACCCCGCGCGGCTGGCCCAGCTCATCGTGCTCGACATCGCCCCGCGCTTTTCCAATATGGAGCACCAGGACGACATCATCGCCGGCCTGCAAGCCGTGGACCTGGCCACCATCCAAACCCGGCAGCAGGCCGAGGCGGCGCTGGCCCGCACCATTTCGCAGGTGGGCGTGCGGCAGTTTTTGCTTAAGAACTTGTACCGGCGCGAGGATAATTCCTTTGCCTGGCGCATCAACCTGCCGGCGCTGGTCGGCAACCTGGCCGCCGTGGGCGAAGAAATCACTTCGGCCCAGCCGTTCCTCAAGCCCACGCTGTTTCTGCGCGGCGGCAAGTCCGACTACATCACGCCCGAGGATAAGCTGACCGGCATTCCGGCTTTGTTCCCCAATTCGCAGGTAGTCACCGTGCCCGACGCCGGCCACTGGCTGCACGCCGAAAAGCCCGATGAGGTGTATGGGCTGGTGCAGAACTTTGTGGGGCAGCTACCCTAG
- a CDS encoding SAM-dependent methyltransferase, producing MSTLYLLPTPLADGTAPQVLPPQVVAAVARLPYFLVENLRTARRFVKEVAPHRVIEAIRFVLIDKDSTPAQVKAALEPLVKENIEAGVLSEAGCPGIADPGAALAQEAHRLGLAVRPLVGPSSILLALIGSGLNGQRFAFHGYLPIEKAARITAIKTLEKEAGQRDQSQLFIETPYRNDQLLTDLLAHLAPTTRLCVAADLTAPTEYLRTLAVADWRRLPELPRLHKRPAVFALGR from the coding sequence ATGTCAACGCTTTACCTCCTTCCTACCCCACTGGCCGACGGCACCGCGCCCCAGGTGCTGCCGCCGCAGGTGGTGGCGGCCGTGGCCCGGCTGCCCTACTTCCTGGTCGAAAACCTGCGCACGGCCCGCCGCTTCGTGAAGGAGGTGGCGCCGCACCGCGTCATCGAGGCTATCCGCTTCGTGCTCATCGATAAAGACAGCACACCGGCCCAGGTAAAGGCCGCGCTGGAACCTTTGGTGAAAGAGAACATCGAGGCCGGCGTGCTCTCCGAGGCCGGGTGCCCCGGCATTGCCGACCCCGGCGCGGCGTTGGCCCAGGAAGCCCACCGGCTGGGGCTGGCGGTGCGCCCGCTGGTGGGGCCGTCGTCTATTTTGCTGGCCCTCATAGGCTCGGGGCTGAATGGGCAGCGCTTTGCCTTTCACGGCTATTTGCCCATTGAGAAGGCGGCGCGCATTACGGCCATCAAAACGCTAGAAAAAGAAGCCGGCCAGCGCGACCAAAGCCAGCTTTTTATCGAAACGCCCTACCGCAACGACCAGCTGCTGACCGACCTGCTGGCCCACCTCGCACCCACCACGCGCCTGTGCGTGGCCGCCGACCTCACCGCGCCCACCGAGTACCTACGCACCCTGGCCGTGGCCGACTGGCGCCGGCTGCCCGAGCTGCCCCGGCTGCACAAGCGCCCGGCCGTGTTTGCGCTGGGCAGGTAG
- a CDS encoding ATP-binding protein: MAWHWALASEEPLIVPADSQQLAQALLNVTKNALEAIGPGGGNVWVRTTARPPTLTIENDGPPLSPAVSQRLFTPFFSTKPGGQGIGLVLVRDILLAHAFAFRLETGASGRTAFTMVLQPSGR; this comes from the coding sequence GTGGCCTGGCACTGGGCGCTGGCCAGTGAAGAGCCGCTGATAGTGCCGGCCGACTCGCAGCAGCTCGCCCAGGCCCTGCTCAACGTGACCAAGAATGCCCTCGAAGCCATTGGGCCGGGCGGGGGCAACGTGTGGGTGCGCACCACGGCCCGGCCGCCCACGCTCACTATCGAAAACGACGGCCCGCCGCTCAGCCCAGCGGTGAGCCAGCGGCTGTTCACGCCCTTCTTCAGCACCAAGCCGGGTGGGCAGGGTATCGGCCTGGTGCTGGTGCGCGATATTTTATTGGCCCACGCCTTCGCTTTTCGGCTCGAAACCGGGGCTAGCGGGCGCACGGCCTTTACTATGGTGTTGCAACCTTCGGGCCGCTAG
- a CDS encoding PAS domain-containing sensor histidine kinase, with product MSLRLRFLLFLLPLYAVLVAVAAQVRTSRPALFIACELIIAASAGLTWQLYRGFARPIRLIEAGTAALAAQDFNLKFKPVGQPELDQLVGVYNQMLDALRQERVSQHEQAVLLERLVGASPAGILILSFDNEITSANAAAARALGPPPAALRGLAVASLPAPWGPVLASLAVGQAQPVRLAGGQLYRAAAAHFLDRGFPRRFVVLEELTEELRQQEKQTYEQLIRLMSHEVNNSIGAVNSLLGSFGHYAPQLAPADRADYEQGLAVSIARNTQLADFIGRYARLVRLPPPAPHPTDVHALLRDLGRLLAPRAPPRAWPGTGRWPVKSR from the coding sequence ATGTCCCTGCGCCTCCGGTTTCTGCTGTTTCTGCTGCCGCTGTATGCCGTGCTGGTGGCGGTGGCGGCGCAGGTGCGCACGAGCCGGCCGGCACTGTTCATTGCCTGCGAGCTGATTATCGCGGCCAGCGCGGGGCTCACCTGGCAGCTCTACCGGGGCTTCGCGCGGCCCATCCGCCTTATTGAGGCGGGCACGGCGGCGCTGGCCGCCCAGGATTTTAACTTGAAATTCAAGCCCGTGGGCCAGCCCGAGCTCGACCAGCTCGTTGGCGTATATAACCAGATGCTCGACGCGCTGCGCCAGGAGCGCGTGAGCCAGCACGAGCAGGCCGTGCTGCTGGAACGCCTCGTTGGCGCCTCGCCGGCGGGCATTCTCATCCTGAGCTTCGACAATGAAATAACCAGCGCCAACGCCGCCGCCGCCCGTGCCCTGGGCCCGCCGCCCGCCGCGCTGCGTGGGCTGGCCGTGGCTAGCCTGCCCGCGCCCTGGGGGCCGGTGCTGGCTAGCCTGGCCGTGGGGCAGGCGCAGCCGGTGCGCCTGGCGGGCGGCCAGCTCTACCGCGCCGCCGCCGCGCACTTTCTCGACCGCGGCTTTCCGCGGCGCTTCGTGGTGCTGGAGGAACTAACCGAGGAGCTGCGCCAGCAGGAAAAGCAAACCTACGAGCAGCTCATCCGGCTCATGTCGCACGAGGTGAATAACTCCATCGGGGCCGTGAACTCGCTGCTGGGTAGCTTTGGGCACTACGCCCCGCAGCTGGCCCCCGCCGACCGCGCCGACTACGAGCAGGGCCTGGCCGTGAGCATTGCCCGCAATACCCAGCTCGCCGATTTCATCGGGCGCTACGCCCGGTTGGTGCGCCTGCCGCCGCCCGCCCCGCACCCCACCGACGTGCACGCCCTGCTGCGCGACCTGGGCCGCCTGCTAGCCCCCAGAGCGCCGCCCAGGGCGTGGCCTGGCACTGGGCGCTGGCCAGTGAAGAGCCGCTGA